One window from the genome of Desulfallas thermosapovorans DSM 6562 encodes:
- a CDS encoding FAD-dependent oxidoreductase has protein sequence MRFPNLFREGQIGQMRIRNRTVMPAMGTNLANENGAVTPAMIHYYRERAKGGVGLIITEINCVDAPQGNAIANELCISDDSYIAGHNELVEAVKEHGAKIITQLHHAGRQTTPESTFGLQPVAPSAIPDPHLQVLPRELTVEEIQDLVEMFIRAAARARNAGYDGVELHGAHGYLIGQFMSPFSNRRSDLYGGDLNGRMRFPLEIVRGIKNELGSNFPVVFRMSADEFVEGGVHLDEAKQIARMLQDAGVDALDISSGVYASMNTILEPMSYAEGWRVYLAENIKREVHIPVITVGVIRTPEVAEGIIADGRADFVALGRTLIADPEWPFKALEGRTEDIRKCITCNIWCIGERVFKNLHLRCTVNPVAGRELEYPQITSTLSPMHFAIAGGGPAGMEAARVLATAGHRVSLFERQPELGGQILLACVPPGKDKIRWSIDYLKTQIHKLGVEVHLNTEVNADMLSGMNVDATIVATGAAPLIPDIPGVHNPTVTTAWELLAGRYEVGNRVVVVGGGSVGCETALYLKHRGIDVTVVEMIDELAVDTEPISRHALLDELRKSGVHTITGFNVREIKPDGVVAVDRDWREHWLPCTHVVLSVGAQPLNHLAEELRQRGMRVFVVGDAKQPRKLNHAISDGFLTAHRITQAESLARPYRPFPVQQPYREQQQEHFLQ, from the coding sequence TTGAGATTTCCCAATTTATTTAGGGAAGGCCAAATCGGCCAGATGCGCATTCGTAACCGTACGGTAATGCCTGCCATGGGTACCAACCTGGCCAATGAAAACGGTGCTGTTACCCCGGCCATGATCCATTATTACCGGGAGCGGGCCAAGGGGGGCGTCGGGTTAATCATTACCGAAATAAACTGTGTGGATGCACCCCAGGGCAATGCCATTGCCAACGAGTTGTGTATATCCGACGACTCGTATATAGCCGGGCATAACGAGCTGGTGGAGGCGGTTAAGGAGCACGGTGCCAAGATAATCACCCAGTTGCATCATGCCGGGCGCCAGACCACCCCTGAATCCACTTTTGGTTTACAGCCGGTGGCACCTTCCGCCATACCGGACCCGCACTTGCAGGTACTGCCCAGGGAACTGACCGTTGAGGAAATACAGGACCTCGTGGAAATGTTCATCAGGGCGGCCGCCCGCGCGCGTAATGCGGGTTACGACGGTGTGGAACTGCATGGCGCCCATGGCTACCTGATCGGCCAGTTTATGTCTCCCTTCAGTAACCGTCGCTCCGACCTTTACGGTGGTGATTTGAACGGCCGGATGCGCTTTCCGCTGGAGATTGTACGGGGTATTAAGAATGAGCTGGGCAGTAACTTTCCCGTGGTATTTCGCATGAGCGCCGATGAATTCGTGGAAGGCGGTGTCCACCTTGACGAGGCCAAACAAATAGCCCGCATGCTGCAGGATGCCGGGGTGGATGCCCTGGATATCTCCTCCGGTGTTTATGCCTCTATGAACACCATATTGGAGCCCATGAGTTATGCCGAGGGCTGGCGGGTTTATTTGGCGGAAAATATCAAAAGGGAAGTACACATACCTGTAATTACCGTGGGAGTCATTCGCACTCCCGAGGTGGCCGAGGGTATTATTGCCGATGGGCGGGCTGATTTTGTGGCCCTGGGGCGCACCCTCATTGCCGACCCCGAATGGCCCTTTAAAGCACTGGAAGGACGAACCGAAGATATCAGAAAGTGTATTACCTGTAATATTTGGTGCATTGGCGAGCGGGTATTTAAAAACCTTCACCTGCGCTGCACGGTAAACCCGGTGGCTGGCCGGGAGTTGGAGTATCCACAGATTACTTCCACCCTTTCCCCCATGCATTTTGCCATAGCGGGTGGGGGACCCGCCGGTATGGAGGCGGCCCGGGTACTGGCCACTGCGGGACACCGGGTGTCGCTGTTTGAAAGACAGCCTGAACTGGGCGGTCAAATATTATTGGCCTGTGTACCACCGGGCAAAGATAAAATAAGATGGTCCATCGACTACCTGAAAACCCAAATCCACAAGCTGGGTGTGGAAGTGCATTTAAACACCGAGGTCAACGCAGATATGCTTTCCGGCATGAATGTGGATGCCACCATCGTGGCCACGGGGGCCGCTCCTTTGATACCGGATATACCGGGCGTTCATAACCCCACTGTTACCACGGCCTGGGAATTGCTGGCCGGAAGATATGAAGTTGGTAACCGGGTGGTTGTGGTAGGCGGCGGCAGTGTAGGCTGTGAAACCGCGCTCTATTTGAAACACCGCGGGATTGATGTAACCGTGGTGGAAATGATTGATGAACTGGCTGTGGATACCGAGCCCATCTCCCGGCATGCACTTTTGGATGAACTGCGTAAATCCGGCGTGCATACCATCACCGGTTTTAATGTGCGGGAAATCAAGCCCGACGGTGTGGTGGCGGTGGACCGTGATTGGCGGGAACACTGGCTTCCCTGTACCCACGTGGTATTGTCGGTGGGGGCACAGCCGCTAAACCACCTGGCAGAGGAACTAAGGCAGCGTGGCATGCGGGTGTTTGTTGTCGGTGACGCCAAGCAGCCGCGCAAACTGAATCACGCCATCAGCGACGGCTTCTTAACTGCACACCGGATCACCCAGGCCGAATCCCTTGCCCGTCCGTACCGTCCTTTCCCCGTACAGCAACCTTACCGGGAGCAGCAGCAGGAGCATTTTCTACAGTAA